In Chryseobacterium camelliae, one DNA window encodes the following:
- the dacB gene encoding D-alanyl-D-alanine carboxypeptidase/D-alanyl-D-alanine endopeptidase has protein sequence MRKTLIFLICSAPFVFGQDTAQRLEKATMSLMDSPAAVASGLSFYVSDDSGNKIYEYNGNRGLSTASTQKIFTAAAALEILGSNYTYTTTVSHSGNVAGQVLNGNLFVASNGDPTLGSWRYDGYKSENFKKKLIEALNSSGIRKITGDLIIDDSYFDHQTIPGGWPWDDLGNYYGAGVWGINWRENQFDINIKGTEFKSFSYPLEGVKWLNDLKADGNSDHSLIFTAPHSDVALINGTLPAAKTVTVSGATPDPPLQLGAEIRQWLQEAGIEYSGKVKTVSRMQADGEKLPSDVKKQTVLTYKSPPLKNIIYWFLRKSINLYGETLLKTLAKEKTGNSSFKSGVAYLKEFWRSKGINGNMINFADGSGLSPQNYVSAKAEVQALLYARKQPWFEVYYDGFPVQDNGMKMKSGTMRDTKSYAGYQTASDGRKYVFSIIINNYQGSGSTELQKILNALK, from the coding sequence ATGAGAAAGACTTTGATATTCCTGATATGTTCCGCACCTTTTGTTTTTGGCCAGGATACCGCACAGAGGCTTGAGAAAGCTACCATGAGCCTGATGGATTCTCCGGCAGCAGTTGCATCCGGGCTCTCATTCTATGTCTCTGATGACAGCGGGAACAAAATATATGAATACAATGGGAACAGAGGCCTTTCAACCGCTTCCACACAGAAGATCTTTACAGCAGCGGCAGCGCTGGAAATATTGGGAAGCAATTATACGTATACAACGACCGTAAGCCATTCGGGAAATGTTGCCGGTCAGGTGCTTAACGGAAACCTGTTTGTGGCTTCCAACGGAGATCCAACCTTAGGCAGCTGGCGGTATGATGGCTATAAATCCGAAAACTTTAAGAAAAAGCTGATCGAGGCCCTAAACAGTTCCGGAATCAGGAAAATTACCGGTGACCTGATCATCGATGATTCTTATTTCGATCATCAGACCATTCCGGGCGGCTGGCCGTGGGATGACCTTGGAAATTATTACGGTGCAGGTGTATGGGGAATCAACTGGCGCGAAAACCAGTTTGACATCAACATCAAAGGAACCGAATTCAAAAGTTTTTCTTACCCGCTTGAAGGGGTTAAATGGCTTAACGACCTGAAGGCTGACGGGAATTCGGACCACAGCCTTATTTTTACCGCACCGCATTCCGATGTGGCACTGATCAACGGGACATTGCCCGCCGCAAAGACGGTCACCGTATCAGGAGCAACACCGGATCCTCCGCTCCAGTTAGGAGCAGAGATCAGGCAGTGGCTTCAGGAAGCAGGAATAGAATATTCAGGTAAAGTAAAAACCGTTTCAAGGATGCAGGCGGATGGAGAAAAACTGCCGTCTGATGTAAAAAAACAAACTGTTCTGACGTATAAATCCCCACCTTTAAAAAATATCATCTATTGGTTCCTGCGTAAAAGCATCAATCTGTATGGAGAGACCCTGCTCAAGACTCTGGCAAAAGAAAAGACCGGAAACTCTTCTTTTAAAAGTGGCGTAGCCTACCTAAAGGAATTCTGGAGGTCTAAAGGGATCAACGGCAATATGATCAATTTTGCGGATGGCAGCGGCTTGTCTCCCCAAAACTACGTTTCTGCCAAAGCGGAAGTGCAGGCCCTGTTGTATGCAAGGAAACAGCCATGGTTTGAAGTCTATTATGATGGTTTCCCGGTTCAGGATAACGGGATGAAAATGAAAAGCGGGACCATGCGCGATACCAAATCCTATGCAGGCTATCAGACCGCAAGTGACGGCAGGAAGTACGTGTTTTCCATTATCATCAATAATTACCAGGGCAGTGGCAGTACAGAGCTGCAGAAGATCCTGAATGCATTAAAATAG
- the pepE gene encoding dipeptidase PepE has translation MNIILASTSTLFGGSYLEYLREELIDLYSGIDELVFIPFARPGGISHDGYTEKARMFFETLGIKVKGVHEFEDMKQAVNDAQAFFTGGGNTFLLVKTLHEEGLMTLLRENVQQGKPYLGCSAGSNIGGQNMKTTNDMPIVYPPSFECMGLVPFNLNPHYLDPDPGLKHNGETRETRIREFLTQNDLKVIGLREGNWIRKKGDRIRVEGSELTRIFEPGKEPYEIGPGSEL, from the coding sequence ATGAATATTATACTGGCATCAACCTCTACTTTGTTCGGGGGATCTTATCTGGAATACTTAAGGGAAGAATTGATTGATTTATACAGCGGAATCGATGAACTGGTGTTCATTCCGTTTGCCAGGCCGGGCGGAATCTCCCATGATGGGTATACAGAGAAAGCAAGGATGTTTTTTGAAACCCTTGGCATCAAAGTAAAGGGAGTGCATGAATTTGAGGATATGAAGCAGGCGGTTAATGATGCCCAGGCATTTTTTACCGGTGGCGGAAATACGTTTCTGCTGGTGAAAACGCTTCATGAAGAAGGCCTGATGACACTGCTCAGGGAAAATGTACAACAGGGAAAACCCTATCTGGGCTGCAGTGCCGGAAGCAATATCGGAGGGCAGAACATGAAGACAACGAATGATATGCCGATTGTATATCCGCCGAGCTTTGAATGTATGGGGCTAGTTCCCTTTAACCTCAACCCTCATTATCTGGATCCGGATCCTGGATTAAAGCATAACGGTGAGACGCGTGAAACAAGAATACGGGAATTCCTTACGCAAAATGACCTTAAAGTAATTGGATTGCGTGAAGGCAACTGGATCAGGAAGAAAGGAGATAGAATCAGGGTTGAAGGAAGTGAGCTGACCCGGATTTTCGAGCCCGGAAAAGAACCGTATGAAATAGGACCAGGTAGTGAACTGTAA
- a CDS encoding tetratricopeptide repeat protein — protein MKMNRMNSKNLLLGLMLAGGAFFAQAQNTQTDTAATANTTTAVQQTQANAGVEDLKKKIEANPKDVESMAKLATAYQEASDWTNAIDTWKKISAILPDWAPSYYSQAYAYQSAKDDANAKIAYEKYIATVKPEEVEQNKKNLAYAYFYLAFTEQQSNKDKAKEHIAKSLQYDPSNQDALKLSKALNS, from the coding sequence ATGAAAATGAATAGAATGAACAGCAAAAACCTTTTATTAGGACTCATGCTTGCCGGGGGCGCATTTTTTGCGCAGGCACAGAATACCCAGACAGACACTGCAGCTACAGCCAACACCACTACCGCTGTACAGCAGACTCAGGCTAATGCCGGAGTCGAAGATCTGAAAAAGAAAATTGAAGCCAATCCAAAAGATGTTGAATCCATGGCGAAATTAGCCACAGCATACCAGGAAGCTTCAGACTGGACGAACGCCATCGATACCTGGAAAAAGATTTCAGCCATTTTACCTGACTGGGCGCCTTCATATTATAGCCAGGCTTATGCATACCAGTCTGCCAAGGACGATGCCAATGCAAAAATAGCTTATGAAAAGTATATTGCTACGGTAAAGCCCGAGGAAGTGGAACAGAATAAGAAAAATTTAGCTTATGCTTATTTTTACCTGGCCTTCACTGAACAGCAGAGTAACAAAGACAAGGCTAAAGAACATATTGCCAAGTCCCTGCAATATGATCCTTCCAACCAGGACGCCTTAAAGCTCAGTAAAGCTTTAAATTCATAA
- the fsa gene encoding fructose-6-phosphate aldolase encodes MKFFIDTANLEQIREAKDLGILDGVTTNPSLMAKEGIQGAEAIKNHYKAICEIVDGDISAEVLSTTYEEMIKEGDELAAIHPNIVVKIPMIKDGIKALKYFSDKGIKTNCTLIFSPGQALLAAKAGATYVSPFLGRLDDISTDGLNLIQEIRLIFDNYMYETEILAASIRHAMHIIDCAKIGADVITSPLPPILSLLKHPLTDNGLAQFIADSQKLA; translated from the coding sequence ATGAAATTTTTTATTGACACTGCTAATTTAGAACAAATCAGAGAAGCTAAAGACCTTGGAATTCTTGATGGGGTAACTACTAACCCGTCGCTTATGGCTAAAGAAGGGATTCAGGGTGCTGAAGCCATTAAAAATCATTATAAAGCAATCTGCGAGATCGTAGACGGTGATATTTCTGCCGAAGTGCTTTCCACAACCTATGAAGAAATGATCAAGGAAGGTGACGAACTTGCTGCCATCCACCCGAATATTGTTGTAAAAATCCCGATGATCAAAGACGGGATCAAAGCATTGAAATATTTCTCTGATAAAGGTATCAAAACCAACTGTACATTGATTTTCTCTCCGGGACAGGCACTTCTTGCCGCCAAAGCAGGAGCTACTTATGTTTCTCCGTTCCTGGGAAGACTGGATGATATCTCTACCGACGGATTGAACCTGATCCAGGAAATCCGACTTATTTTTGACAACTATATGTATGAAACGGAAATTTTAGCCGCTTCTATCCGTCATGCCATGCACATTATCGATTGTGCGAAGATTGGTGCGGACGTGATCACTTCACCGCTGCCTCCGATCTTGAGCCTGCTGAAGCATCCTTTAACAGACAACGGATTAGCCCAGTTTATTGCGGATTCACAGAAACTGGCTTAA
- a CDS encoding sugar O-acetyltransferase yields MTEKEKCAQGLLYNANYDPELIQERMECKDLCLEYNQLKNTDTDNRNRLIKKIIPNSKNNICIEPSFWCDYGYNIRLGENFYANHNLVILDCAEVSFGDNAFIGPNCSFYTAGHPLDAKQRNEGLEYARPIRVGHNVWFGGNVVVLPGITIGNNAVIGAGSVVTKDVPDNAVAVGNPCRIVKMIEP; encoded by the coding sequence ATGACGGAAAAAGAAAAGTGTGCACAAGGGTTGCTATACAATGCGAATTATGACCCGGAACTCATTCAAGAACGTATGGAATGCAAAGACCTCTGCCTGGAATACAACCAGCTGAAGAATACGGATACGGACAACCGCAATAGGCTGATCAAAAAGATCATCCCCAATTCAAAAAACAATATCTGCATTGAGCCTTCCTTTTGGTGCGACTATGGCTACAACATCCGGCTCGGCGAAAATTTTTATGCCAATCATAATCTGGTGATTCTGGATTGTGCTGAAGTCAGTTTCGGGGACAATGCATTTATAGGCCCCAACTGCAGCTTCTATACAGCCGGTCATCCTCTGGATGCCAAACAGCGTAACGAAGGCCTTGAATATGCCCGTCCGATCAGAGTAGGGCATAATGTCTGGTTCGGAGGGAATGTTGTTGTACTTCCGGGCATTACCATAGGTAACAATGCCGTAATAGGCGCAGGAAGTGTCGTTACTAAGGATGTTCCTGATAATGCCGTTGCAGTAGGGAATCCCTGTAGGATAGTAAAGATGATCGAACCATAA
- a CDS encoding GLPGLI family protein: protein MKNTVLLFIVWGMLIQAQTNRFFYEYKFIPDANNKDDVKKEMMLLDITPKGSSYYSYDKFISDSTIVADVEKQTKSGSGNIQINRNDKPGQINYKVVKDYPDFRTYLSTKISTDKYKVKEDQKPVWKILPDKQKIGEYMAQKATTSYGGRDWIAWFTADIPFQDGPYKFYGLPGLIVKIEDTTGSHIMTLVGNKKIANPSSDAEFKLPSGMVMLGVGGKEIEVTEDQFRKVWKAYVNDPSKNMRQMMAGNGDMKMTFKFKDASGKEISDPNQVLRAMEKSTKERLAKDNNPIEPDLYR from the coding sequence ATGAAAAACACCGTTCTGCTTTTCATCGTATGGGGAATGCTTATCCAGGCACAAACCAATCGTTTCTTTTACGAATACAAGTTCATTCCCGATGCCAATAATAAAGATGATGTGAAAAAAGAAATGATGCTGCTTGACATCACTCCCAAAGGCTCCAGCTATTACAGCTATGACAAATTTATCTCAGATTCTACCATTGTCGCTGATGTTGAAAAACAGACTAAATCAGGATCGGGAAACATTCAAATCAACAGGAATGATAAACCGGGCCAGATAAATTATAAGGTAGTCAAGGACTATCCCGATTTCAGGACTTACCTGTCTACCAAAATTTCTACAGACAAGTATAAAGTGAAAGAAGATCAGAAACCCGTATGGAAAATTCTTCCGGACAAGCAGAAAATAGGAGAATATATGGCGCAAAAGGCTACGACATCCTATGGCGGGAGAGACTGGATTGCCTGGTTCACTGCAGACATTCCGTTCCAGGACGGTCCGTACAAGTTTTACGGGCTTCCGGGACTGATCGTAAAGATTGAGGATACGACAGGCTCCCATATCATGACACTGGTTGGGAATAAGAAAATAGCAAACCCTTCATCGGACGCCGAATTCAAGCTTCCTTCCGGAATGGTCATGCTTGGAGTGGGCGGCAAAGAAATCGAGGTTACGGAAGACCAGTTCAGAAAAGTCTGGAAAGCCTATGTGAATGATCCTTCAAAAAATATGAGGCAGATGATGGCCGGTAATGGTGATATGAAAATGACGTTCAAATTCAAAGACGCCAGCGGAAAAGAAATTTCCGACCCCAATCAGGTATTGCGGGCCATGGAGAAGAGTACCAAAGAGAGGCTGGCCAAGGATAATAATCCTATAGAACCGGATTTGTATCGTTGA